A genomic segment from Salvia splendens isolate huo1 chromosome 13, SspV2, whole genome shotgun sequence encodes:
- the LOC121762142 gene encoding phosphatidate phosphatase PAH2-like: MQAVGKLGSYISKSVYTVSGTFHPFGGAVDIIVVEQPDGSYKSSPWYVQFGKFQGVLKMKEKVVGISVNDVEADFNMHLDSKGEAFFLEDIEAAEEGECGASSPHSSGEETEGTPRWLMKSKNCTYDSGLFEPVVAEEKVLSRTNTHKSNFFGIFGRRSPTEEAIQGKEAHDANVEGSLEVAEMAADLLDLRWSINLGSPKCKKDDCEPLSDADTLKKVVKKRPLFDGSSHDEISPMKSNVEANGVTSEYTVSPSVDSVGEYTTLTKLEPVISALGLNKSDLQLSSVVSEATKSDTDIDDCIARLNSLSDANFSVEENGRDNSHSFYSSVELEGSSKEKIRPFCHKECREVCFYSGDYFTVVHEEKMSVSGGTSNGVPVDGHTILEDKDKIVYDPHIERCTVPPSVGASTVSEEDLCLFGDMDGLRPAGKRLELSEADHEGKEAADLLLMRRVAGQDTESSDAKCCSISSLEKSETNDYTNDVCLDPRILSSMSNDVRATEIGNVSIRTARSLPIMDSVSNTLEVTDPSHLSNASLYPDVDVCTEKDDQPPGAQRTAGEPPKPGYPPKSVDTLLGTGGKGHFRRSTATKIPDVTCSSEKASDLDISNGPSDVESGTNVTKVKGNKKKVKTLTPTSKQLQSLQLKEGKNMVIFTFSTSMLGKQQVDARIFLWRWDTKIVISDVDGTITRSDLLGQVMPLVGMDWSQTGVAHLFTAIKENGYQLLFLSARSISQSYITRQFLLNVKQDGKALPDGPVVISPDGLFPSLFREVVRRAPHEFKIACLEDIRSLFPRDRNPHPFYAGFGNRDTDEVSYIKVGIPLGKIFIINPKGEIAVNRHVETKSYTSLHALVKGMFPNMFTSEQEDLNSWNFWKLSPPSVGK, from the exons ATGCAAGCTGTGGGGAAGCTAGGTAGCTACATTAGTAAGAGTGTGTACACGGTTTCCGGGACTTTCCATCCGTTTGGTGGCGCTGTAGACATAATCGTGGTGGAGCAGCCGGATGGGAGCTACAAGTCTTCTCCATGGTATGTTCAGTTTGGGAAGTTTCAGGGGGTGTTGAAGATGAAAGAGAAGGTGGTCGGCATTAGTGTGAATGATGTCGAGGCGGATTTCAATATGCACTTGGATAGTAAAGGAGAGGCTTTCTTTTTGGAGGACATTGAGGCAGCAGAGGAAGGTGAGTGTGGAGCCTCGTCTCCACACTCATCCGGTGAGGAGACGGAAGGGACGCCTAGATGGCTGATGAAATCGAAAAATTGCACCTATGATTCTGGTTTGTTTGAACCCGTTGTTGCTGAAGAGAAGGTTTTGAGTAGGACGAACACTCACAAGTCTAATTTTTTTGGCATTTTTGGAAGGAGATCTCCAACAGAAGAGGCCATTCAAGGGAAAGAAGCACATGATGCTAACGTAGAAGGATCGTTAGAGGTTGCTGAGATGGCGGCTGATCTCTTGGACTTGAGGTGGTCTATTAATCTTGGTTCGCCGAAATGCAAGAAAGACGATTGTGAGCCATTATCTGATGCAGACACATTGAAAAAAGTAGTCAAGAAAAGACCTCTGTTTGATGGCTCTAGTCATGATGAAATAAGCCCTATGAAGAGCAATGTCGAGGCGAATGGTGTTACCTCTGAGTATACTGTTTCCCCGTCAGTCGACAGTGTAGGAGAATATACCACTTTGACAAAGCTAGAACCGGTGATATCAGCATTAGGCTTAAATAAATCAGATTTGCAGCTGAGTTCTGTGGTTTCTGAGGCTACAAAATCTGATACGGATATTGATGACTGTATTGCAAGGCTTAATAGTTTGTCCGATGCTAATTTCTCTGTGGAGGAGAATGGAAGAGATAATAGTCACTCTTTCTACTCATCCGTTGAattggagggatcatccaaagaGAAAATTCGGCCGTTTTGTCATAAAGAATGCAGAGAAGTATGCTTTTATTCCGGGGATTATTTCACGGTCGTCCATGAAGAAAAGATGTCGGTGAGTGGAGGAACTAGTAATGGTGTACCCGTGGATGGACATACTATTTTGGAGGATAAAGACAAGATTGTTTATGATCCCCATATCGAAAGGTGTACTGTTCCACCTTCGGTTGGAGCATCAACGGTTTCAGAAGAAGATCTATGCCTCTTCGGAGACATGGATGGTCTTCGTCCCGCTGGGAAACGCTTGGAACTCAGTGAAGCTGATCATGAGGGGAAAGAAGCCGCCGATTTGTTACTTATGAGAAGAGTTGCTGGTCAAGACACTGAGTCGAGTGATGCAAAATGTTGCTCCATTTCTTCGTTAGAGAAATCTGAAACGAATGACTATACAAATGATGTGTGTTTAGACCCTAGAATACTGAGTTCTATGTCTAATGATGTCCGCGCTACAGAGATTGGCAACGTAAGCATTAGAACTGCGAGATCTTTGCCCATCATGGATTCCGTAAGCAATACTCTTGAAGTAACTGATCCCAGCCACCTCTCAAATGCTTCACTATATCCAGATGTGGACGTATGTACAGAAAAGGATGATCAACCGCCGGGTGCTCAAAGAACAGCTGGTGAACCTCCTAAGCCGG GATACCCTCCGAAGTCTGTGGATACTTTATTAGGAACTGGTGGAAAGGGCCACTTCAGAAGATCAACAGCCACTAAAATTCCGGATGTGACGTGTTCTAGTGAAAAGGCGAGTGACTTAGACATTTCAAATGGACCTAGTGACGTGGAGAGCGGGACGAATGTGACCAAAGTGAAGGGAAACAAGAAGAAAGTAAAGACACTTACTCCAACATCTAAACAGCTGCAATCCTTACAGTTAAAAGAAGGGAAGAATATGGTAATATTCACCTTCTCGACTTCCATGCTAGGAAAGCAACAg GTTGATGCCCGGATTTTTCTGTGGAGATGGGACACTAAAATTGTGATATCTGATGTTGACGGGACAATTACACG TTCTGATCTTCTGGGTCAGGTCATGCCCTTGGTTGGCATGGATTGGTCGCAGACAGGTGTCGCGCATCTCTTCACAGCAATAAAG GAGAACGGATATCAATTACTTTTCCTGAGTGCACGTTCGATTTCTCAGTCTTACATCACTCGACAATTCCTTCTTAATGTCAAACAG GATGGAAAAGCCTTACCAGATGGACCGGTCGTCATCTCACCTGATGGACTGTTTCCTTCCCTATTTCGAGAAG TTGTTAGAAGAGCTCCTCATGAATTCAAAATTGCTTGCTTGGAG GACATCAGGTCATTATTTCCACGTGATAGAAATCCACATCCATTTTATGCGGGATTTGGGAACAGAGACACAGATGAGGTTAGCTACATCAAGGTCGGAATTCCGTTGGGGAAAATCTTTATCATAAACCCAAAG GGAGAGATTGCTGTAAACCGTCACGTTGAGACCAAGTCTTACACGTCTCTCCATGCGCTTGTCAAGGGAATGTTTCCCAACATGTTTACCAGTGAGCAG GAAGATCTTAATTCATGGAATTTCTGGAAACTTTCACCACCTTCTGTCGGCAAATAA